One window of the Equus asinus isolate D_3611 breed Donkey chromosome 28, EquAss-T2T_v2, whole genome shotgun sequence genome contains the following:
- the SPMIP8 gene encoding sperm microtubule inner protein 8 isoform X1 → MARIIDLVPWEDGSTHVYASPAILLPIERRRNQLAGVKQQLYHPALPSLRRMDMDSVTACLPDEHCQSTTYCGKDDFDNASFTLLGVPNKPLQSLDITATGRRLGDRCRKGKLVPIVPGINRVDWPCFTRAIEDWSHFVSSAAEFKLPCSSKRVESFSGYAVRYLKPEVTQNWRREQCGAWARGLYPAAGSQTPNPFGLPQYCLNQNPSLDRYGQKPLPFDSLNAFRRFGSHYSRVNYLTPWR, encoded by the exons ATGGCCCGCATCATTGACCTGGTGCCCTGGGAGGACGGCTCCACCCACGTGTACGCGTCCCCAGCCATCCTGCTCCCGATCGAGAGGCGGCGAAACCAGCTGGCCGGCGTGAAGCAGCAACTCTACCACCCGGCCCTGCCCAGCCTGCGCCGCATGGACATGGACTCCGTCACCGCCTGCCTCCCCGACGAGCACTGCCAGTCCACCACCTACTGTGGCAAAG atGACTTTGACAATGCCTCCTTCACGCTCCTCGGAGTCCCCAACAAACCCCTGCAGAGCCTA GACATCACGGCGACCGGTCGGCGGCTCGGCGACAGGTGCCGCAAGGGAAAGCTGGTGCCCATCGTGCCTGGCATCAACCGGGTCGACTGGCCCTGCTTCACGCGCGCCATCGAGGACTGGTCCCACTTCGTATCCTCGGCCGCCGAGTTCAAGCTGCCCTGCTCGAGCAAGAGGG TCGAGAGTTTCAGTGGCTACGCGGTGCGGTACTTGAAGCCGGAGGTGACCCAGAACTGGCGG AGAGAGCAGTGTGGGGCATGGGCGAGGGGTCTATATCCCGCTGCGGGCTCACAGACCCCTAATCCCTTTGGCCTGCCCCAGTACTGCCTCAACCAGAACCCCAGCCTGGACCGCTACGGACAGAAGCCCCTGCCTTTCGACTCCCT GAACGCTTTCCGACGCTTCGGCTCACACTACAG TCGTGTCAACTACCTGACCCCCTGGCGTTAA
- the SPMIP8 gene encoding sperm microtubule inner protein 8 isoform X2: MARIIDLVPWEDGSTHVYASPAILLPIERRRNQLAGVKQQLYHPALPSLRRMDMDSVTACLPDEHCQSTTYCGKDDFDNASFTLLGVPNKPLQSLDITATGRRLGDRCRKGKLVPIVPGINRVDWPCFTRAIEDWSHFVSSAAEFKLPCSSKRVESFSGYAVRYLKPEVTQNWRYCLNQNPSLDRYGQKPLPFDSLNAFRRFGSHYSRVNYLTPWR, encoded by the exons ATGGCCCGCATCATTGACCTGGTGCCCTGGGAGGACGGCTCCACCCACGTGTACGCGTCCCCAGCCATCCTGCTCCCGATCGAGAGGCGGCGAAACCAGCTGGCCGGCGTGAAGCAGCAACTCTACCACCCGGCCCTGCCCAGCCTGCGCCGCATGGACATGGACTCCGTCACCGCCTGCCTCCCCGACGAGCACTGCCAGTCCACCACCTACTGTGGCAAAG atGACTTTGACAATGCCTCCTTCACGCTCCTCGGAGTCCCCAACAAACCCCTGCAGAGCCTA GACATCACGGCGACCGGTCGGCGGCTCGGCGACAGGTGCCGCAAGGGAAAGCTGGTGCCCATCGTGCCTGGCATCAACCGGGTCGACTGGCCCTGCTTCACGCGCGCCATCGAGGACTGGTCCCACTTCGTATCCTCGGCCGCCGAGTTCAAGCTGCCCTGCTCGAGCAAGAGGG TCGAGAGTTTCAGTGGCTACGCGGTGCGGTACTTGAAGCCGGAGGTGACCCAGAACTGGCGG TACTGCCTCAACCAGAACCCCAGCCTGGACCGCTACGGACAGAAGCCCCTGCCTTTCGACTCCCT GAACGCTTTCCGACGCTTCGGCTCACACTACAG TCGTGTCAACTACCTGACCCCCTGGCGTTAA
- the ZNF319 gene encoding zinc finger protein 319 isoform X2, whose amino-acid sequence MSESWQQPPQTQPQQPQPPQPQHHAEPPPALAEHTLPPGTAENPLGCAVYGILLQPDPGLQPPQHAPLQAAGEPGPKCGVCGHDLAHLSSPHEHQCLAGHDRSFQCTQCLKIFHQATDLLEHQCVQAEQKPFVCGVCKMGFSLLTSLAQHHSAHSGTGGLVKCSICEKTYKPAEAAEPVATAAPSLPQAAPPPAVAPAEQADKPYSCPICQKPFKHLSELSRHERIHTGEKPYKCTLCDKSFSQSSHLVHHKRTHSSERPYKCAVCEKTFKHRSHLVRHMYAHSGEHHLFRCNVCELHFKESSELLQHPCTPSGERPFRCGECQKAFKRPSDLRQHERTHSAERPFKCDLCPMGFKQQYALMRHRRTHKTEEPFKCGLCEKGFGQPSHLLYHQHVHTLETLFKCPVCQKGFDQSAELLRHKCLPGAAERPFKCPVCNKAYKRASALQKHQLAHCSAAEKPLRCTLCERRFFSSSEFVQHRCDPAREKPLKCPDCEKRFKYASDLQRHRRVHTGEKPYKCPNCDKAFKQREHLNKHQGVHAREQQFKCVWCGERFLDVALLQEHSAQHSAAAAAAEGAYQDSLS is encoded by the exons ATGTCGGAAAGCTGGCAGCAGCCGCCACAGACGCAGCCGCAGCAGCCTCAGCCGCCACAGCCTCAGCACCACGCAGAGCCACCACCGGCCCTGGCCGAGCACACACTGCCCCCGGGCACAGCTGAGAACCCGCTGGGCTGTGCGGTCTATGGCATCCTCCTGCAGCCCGACCCGGGCCTGCAGCCCCCCCAGCACGCGCCCCTGCAGGCAGCAGGCGAGCCAGGCCCgaagtgtggtgtgtgtggtcaTGACCTGGCACACCTGTCCAGCCCACATGAGCACCAGTGCCTGGCAGGCCACGACCGCTCATTCCAGTGCACGCAGTGTCTCAAGATCTTCCACCAGGCCACTGACCTGCTGGAGCACCAGTGCGTGCAGGCCGAACAGAAGCCTTTTGTCTGTGGGGTCTGCAAGATGGGCTTCTCGCTGCTCACCTCGCTGGCGCAGCACCACAGCGCGCACAGTGGCACCGGTGGCCTCGTGAAATGTTCCATCTGTGAGAAGACCTACAAGCCCGCCGAGGCGGCTGAGCCAGTGGCCACTGCTGCCCCCTCGCTGCCCCAAGCTGCCCCTCCACCTGCGGTCGCTCCTGCTGAACAGGCCGACAAACCCTACAGCTGCCCCATCTGCCAGAAGCCCTTCAAGCACCTGTCGGAGCTCTCGCGGCACGAGCGGATCCACACCGGGGAGAAGCCATACAAGTGCACGCTGTGTGACAAGAGCTTCAGCCAGTCCTCGCACCTGGTACACCACAAGCGCACGCACAGCTCGGAGCGGCCCTACAAGTGCGCGGTCTGCGAGAAGACCTTCAAGCACCGCTCCCACCTGGTGCGCCACATGTACGCGCACTCGGGCGAGCACCACCTGTTCCGCTGCAACGTGTGTGAGTTGCACTTCAAGGAGTCGTCAGAGCTGCTGCAGCACCCGTGCACGCCCAGCGGGGAGCGGCCCTTCCGCTGTGGGGAGTGCCAGAAGGCCTTCAAGCGGCCGTCGGACCTGCGGCAGCACGAGCGCACGCACAGCGCCGAGCGGCCCTTCAAGTGCGACCTGTGCCCCATGGGCTTCAAGCAGCAGTACGCGCTCATGCGGCACCGGCGCACGCACAAGACCGAGGAGCCCTTCAAGTGCGGCCTGTGCGAGAAGGGCTTCGGGCAGCCCAGCCACCTGCTCTACCACCAGCACGTGCACACCCTCGAGACCCTCTTCAAGTGCCCCGTGTGCCAGAAGGGCTTCGACCAGTCGGCCGAGCTGCTGCGGCACAAGTGCCTgccgggcgcggccgagcggccCTTCAAGTGCCCGGTGTGCAACAAGGCCTACAAGCGGGCGTCGGCGCTGCAGAAGCACCAGCTGGCGCACTGCTCCGCGGCCGAGAAGCCGCTGCGCTGCACGCTGTGCGAGCGCCGCTTCTTCTCATCCTCGGAGTTTGTGCAGCACCGCTGCGACCCAGCCCGCGAGAAGCCCCTCAAGTGCCCAGACTGCGAGAAGCGCTTTAAGTACGCGTCAGACCTGCAGCGGCACCGGCGGGTGCACACGGGCGAGAAGCCCTACAAGTGCCCCAACTGTGACAAGGCCTTCAAGCAGCGGGAGCATCTCAACAAGCACCAGGGGGTGCACGCCCGGGAGCAGCAGTTCAAGTGTGTGTGGTGCGGTGAGCGCTTCCTGGACGTGGCCCTGCTGCAGGAGCACAGCGCGCAGCATAGCGCGGCGGCTGCAGCTGCCGAGGGCGCCTACCAG GATTCGCTTTCTTGA
- the ZNF319 gene encoding zinc finger protein 319 isoform X1: MSESWQQPPQTQPQQPQPPQPQHHAEPPPALAEHTLPPGTAENPLGCAVYGILLQPDPGLQPPQHAPLQAAGEPGPKCGVCGHDLAHLSSPHEHQCLAGHDRSFQCTQCLKIFHQATDLLEHQCVQAEQKPFVCGVCKMGFSLLTSLAQHHSAHSGTGGLVKCSICEKTYKPAEAAEPVATAAPSLPQAAPPPAVAPAEQADKPYSCPICQKPFKHLSELSRHERIHTGEKPYKCTLCDKSFSQSSHLVHHKRTHSSERPYKCAVCEKTFKHRSHLVRHMYAHSGEHHLFRCNVCELHFKESSELLQHPCTPSGERPFRCGECQKAFKRPSDLRQHERTHSAERPFKCDLCPMGFKQQYALMRHRRTHKTEEPFKCGLCEKGFGQPSHLLYHQHVHTLETLFKCPVCQKGFDQSAELLRHKCLPGAAERPFKCPVCNKAYKRASALQKHQLAHCSAAEKPLRCTLCERRFFSSSEFVQHRCDPAREKPLKCPDCEKRFKYASDLQRHRRVHTGEKPYKCPNCDKAFKQREHLNKHQGVHAREQQFKCVWCGERFLDVALLQEHSAQHSAAAAAAEGAYQVAACLP, translated from the coding sequence ATGTCGGAAAGCTGGCAGCAGCCGCCACAGACGCAGCCGCAGCAGCCTCAGCCGCCACAGCCTCAGCACCACGCAGAGCCACCACCGGCCCTGGCCGAGCACACACTGCCCCCGGGCACAGCTGAGAACCCGCTGGGCTGTGCGGTCTATGGCATCCTCCTGCAGCCCGACCCGGGCCTGCAGCCCCCCCAGCACGCGCCCCTGCAGGCAGCAGGCGAGCCAGGCCCgaagtgtggtgtgtgtggtcaTGACCTGGCACACCTGTCCAGCCCACATGAGCACCAGTGCCTGGCAGGCCACGACCGCTCATTCCAGTGCACGCAGTGTCTCAAGATCTTCCACCAGGCCACTGACCTGCTGGAGCACCAGTGCGTGCAGGCCGAACAGAAGCCTTTTGTCTGTGGGGTCTGCAAGATGGGCTTCTCGCTGCTCACCTCGCTGGCGCAGCACCACAGCGCGCACAGTGGCACCGGTGGCCTCGTGAAATGTTCCATCTGTGAGAAGACCTACAAGCCCGCCGAGGCGGCTGAGCCAGTGGCCACTGCTGCCCCCTCGCTGCCCCAAGCTGCCCCTCCACCTGCGGTCGCTCCTGCTGAACAGGCCGACAAACCCTACAGCTGCCCCATCTGCCAGAAGCCCTTCAAGCACCTGTCGGAGCTCTCGCGGCACGAGCGGATCCACACCGGGGAGAAGCCATACAAGTGCACGCTGTGTGACAAGAGCTTCAGCCAGTCCTCGCACCTGGTACACCACAAGCGCACGCACAGCTCGGAGCGGCCCTACAAGTGCGCGGTCTGCGAGAAGACCTTCAAGCACCGCTCCCACCTGGTGCGCCACATGTACGCGCACTCGGGCGAGCACCACCTGTTCCGCTGCAACGTGTGTGAGTTGCACTTCAAGGAGTCGTCAGAGCTGCTGCAGCACCCGTGCACGCCCAGCGGGGAGCGGCCCTTCCGCTGTGGGGAGTGCCAGAAGGCCTTCAAGCGGCCGTCGGACCTGCGGCAGCACGAGCGCACGCACAGCGCCGAGCGGCCCTTCAAGTGCGACCTGTGCCCCATGGGCTTCAAGCAGCAGTACGCGCTCATGCGGCACCGGCGCACGCACAAGACCGAGGAGCCCTTCAAGTGCGGCCTGTGCGAGAAGGGCTTCGGGCAGCCCAGCCACCTGCTCTACCACCAGCACGTGCACACCCTCGAGACCCTCTTCAAGTGCCCCGTGTGCCAGAAGGGCTTCGACCAGTCGGCCGAGCTGCTGCGGCACAAGTGCCTgccgggcgcggccgagcggccCTTCAAGTGCCCGGTGTGCAACAAGGCCTACAAGCGGGCGTCGGCGCTGCAGAAGCACCAGCTGGCGCACTGCTCCGCGGCCGAGAAGCCGCTGCGCTGCACGCTGTGCGAGCGCCGCTTCTTCTCATCCTCGGAGTTTGTGCAGCACCGCTGCGACCCAGCCCGCGAGAAGCCCCTCAAGTGCCCAGACTGCGAGAAGCGCTTTAAGTACGCGTCAGACCTGCAGCGGCACCGGCGGGTGCACACGGGCGAGAAGCCCTACAAGTGCCCCAACTGTGACAAGGCCTTCAAGCAGCGGGAGCATCTCAACAAGCACCAGGGGGTGCACGCCCGGGAGCAGCAGTTCAAGTGTGTGTGGTGCGGTGAGCGCTTCCTGGACGTGGCCCTGCTGCAGGAGCACAGCGCGCAGCATAGCGCGGCGGCTGCAGCTGCCGAGGGCGCCTACCAGGTAGCCGCCTGCCTGCCCTGA